In Fusarium fujikuroi IMI 58289 draft genome, chromosome FFUJ_chr02, the genomic stretch CAATTCCAAACGAAATGGCAACCTTCCAATAGCGGGACTTTATCCATCAATCGGCTGCATTACAAGTGCCGGCCCAATCCTGGCGGCGGTCTGGGGTCGATATGTTTTCTGAATGGTGGGAAAAGGTTTCATATCCCTGTTTCATCAGGCTTGGCACAGACGGAGAGTCCGCCTGAATAGGTAAACGCGGAGTCTAGATCGCGAACCTTGTTTTGTAAAACGAATGATCACCTGGATTGTCAGTTTGGGGGTTTAATTGATGCAATTCATGCGCTCGGAGTAGATATATACAGCTCTGGGCAAGTTCTTGGGTTTCATTATACTCGTCAGTGGTTTTTTATCTGAAACTCAAGTCATCATGAAGCTGTCTCTTTCACTTGCGGCGCTCGCCGCTGGAGCTTTCCAGGTCGTGTCTGGCCAGACAGTGTACTTTGCTGGTAAGTAACTAAATCAGTGGTGATCTGGGGATAGACGCTGATCAGATGAAAAGGTGACTCCACCATGGCAAAGAATGGAGCCAACGACGGTGTAACCGACGGCTGGGGTAACTACATCGGCAAATATCTCAAGGTCACAGCCGTCAACAAGGCCATCGGCGGCCGCTCAGCCCGCTCCTACACCAACGAGGGCCGCTTCACCGAGATCGTGAACCTCGTCAAGAAGGGCGACATCGTCGTCATTGAGTTCGGCCACAACGACGGCGGCTCTCCCGAAAAGAACGACAACAACCGCTCCGACTGTCCTGGCGCCGGCACAGAAGTCTGCATCTCCGACAAGACGGGCGAGAAGGTGTACACATTTGTGTTCTACGTCTCACAAGCAGCCAAAGCCCTCGTCGCCAAGGGCGCTACTGTGATTCTCAGCTCTCAGACGCCTAACAACCAATGGGAGACTGGAACGTTTGAGCCTGCAGCTCCTCGCTTCGTGGGATATGTTCCCACTGCTGCTAAGGCTTTGAACAGCCCTAGCGTCACTTATGTTGACCACTTTGCTGCTGTTACGAAGATGTATCAGAAGCTTGGTAATACAAAGGTTAACTCTTTGTATCCTAAGGATCATACGCATACTAGCCCTGAGGCTGCCGACCTCATTGCCAAGGCTTTTGTTCAGGCTattgatgaggagatgaatGGAAAGACTAGCCTGAAGTCTTATATCAAGACTCCTGTTACCAAGGTGTACTAAGCGCAGTTTGGCCAAGTGTCTGAAGTTAGATGATATGGGAAATTGTGTATAACTTCTATGTATATAGTGGTCACGATCATGATAAATACAGATAGCGTATATAAGACATTTGTTCATGGCAGTTATAGTAACTCTGTGAAACACCCTCGATCCCTTGATTATTATTGCCCCTGGTGTATTAAATCCTGCTGATCTCGATACTGAAAAACCATGCCTTCGCCATATTCCTCAGTTCCGGACAACAACGGCCTCCTTAACGAATGATCTCTCAACGGCAACCTTGACCAAGAATCTCGCTACGCTATTTGGCGTGACACTATCGGACATCCCCATTCCTTCGCCAGCACTACCCAGAGTCTCAACCTCCTTGTCCGTCTCCTTCCCAAACTCCAGCCTCACAGCACGCACAAGAGTCCAATCCATACCAGTCGACCGAATTTCTTTGTCCAACAAATTGTGATCCTCCAAAGCATACTTAATATTCGTCCACCCCATGAACGCTCTGCTCACCCACGGAAGCTTTCCCCACGAGTCCCCAACACCTGCTGTGGACATGATGGCGATACGCTTGATACCAGCTTCTTTCAGAACCGCACAGGCATTGGCACACGAGTCGGCCAGAAAGCGAGGCGGCGAAACTTGAGCTGCGAACGGACTGTCTGATTTGCGGACCGTGTTGAGAGTAATGATGGTTGCGGATATTACCAAGCCTGGAGCAGCTGTAAGAGCACGGCGGATGTCATCTTTCGAGAGCGGCGAGCCGGTCACGACAGTGAGGCCTGGCTGAGAAGCAACTTTGCTAGCGTCGCGCACAAGTGCTACAGCGGTGTGATGCTGAGAAAGGAGTTCGGAGACGACGTATTTGCCGGTTCGGCCTGTTGCGCCTAGGAGGAGGAAGTGCATAATGGGATATGGAGGAGTTATCGAAGGAGTTGTTAGAGGAGTTATTAGAGGAGTTGTCAGAGGATCCTTATGTATTGACAACAGGTCAAAGAAGAATGGTGGCTTTGATGGATATTGAACGATCAGAGGACGTTGGATGTGCTGAGAACAGAATTCACGGTTCAATGACTTGTTTATGTACTTGGACCTGCATGTTGGGCTGAACAGCGGAGCCAGCCTCTCATTGGTCGGTTCGGTCAGCATGCTTCTCCGGGATGCGCCGCATCTCACAACTCGCG encodes the following:
- a CDS encoding probable rhamnogalacturonan acetylesterase precursor, which gives rise to MAKNGANDGVTDGWGNYIGKYLKVTAVNKAIGGRSARSYTNEGRFTEIVNLVKKGDIVVIEFGHNDGGSPEKNDNNRSDCPGAGTEVCISDKTGEKVYTFVFYVSQAAKALVAKGATVILSSQTPNNQWETGTFEPAAPRFVGYVPTAAKALNSPSVTYVDHFAAVTKMYQKLGNTKVNSLYPKDHTHTSPEAADLIAKAFVQAIDEEMNGKTSLKSYIKTPVTKVY